One Mya arenaria isolate MELC-2E11 chromosome 5, ASM2691426v1 genomic window carries:
- the LOC128236294 gene encoding BLOC-2 complex member HPS3-like isoform X2, which produces MVKVLKCYNFKSSNIIENVISEPNCFDIGKNFLFIGTHDCTVKVFKNTQPPKKWQKYCFFQTGALVTQVEYNKAGDYVATVEKKVSRQSEVVSVKVYLNWHIAHQSDSYRTRVRVAGLGYKSSNVQTGKRLEVVDVPIEGKVSAMSTCAETGNLVFACNHIAKLFHLVEKTIPNSEETFLDMIVFLEISFGYDLTKICLCEEFLVCSSSQFVQVFEVQIRDRVDDMQGRSVDSQGPSPRRMKASSVLSSLNIAQNISSPETVRERTVPVIREQPKFSAVGERGSSTPSPGPSFPSKNTTSLIEDDTDFVQWSFSSNPLARKSTGLAGAQLHGYHDNKTIKLKGLENLGKPARFEPPVPDIKDLRGGNHHTTGQTSLKQVMYHYLDQGHSSWLHLQLIPTYTIGGFTSLSGHQASIPVHSGRRTSRVGMTCLMSSPRVGQIFSLLPHPLLLSSYEYSSNALQVESSGPLLYVLHENTLEIYTSRSHIFAVLNTEKMDHVTKTCPDTSVEICICGVQHLIGPRLIALGDKHIALFNKIDNSWNVNVLEKPSVPDLYTDMVNFGKKNQQLAAHTYEHMLLEGHMLLTSSLIGQSLSQSDAMEVQELIRTSSALLGEYYALSDAPGWQSCLPYCIMSELNVQEMVSNIRQRKKEYKLRYGQGIVQYLKYVLFLEEDPLDLIEVKGDTLLETCFEAMPDRLSDVLLFSRIRTYSAETAINFLKKTSKYIRPSDSRSSTKYRLALASLNLQLCEPDMALGLLSAIDKRELVDLCVENHHILHVAMTEFSPLAQLMRCHDADLLISILIQLHDMGTMPTDLAIALLQGRSNVPEAHKNSHLMAYLEALVCDEKRKFCFEDAVGQLCEMYVLRLAEWEPPSIRQLSPVISLRLPKGGHFGRRHGWLDQLPPFSGTQSITTTCQYVVPSSESRRAGKQSQQWLQCQKTDNVTCSCFMCNEDLLKIQSLLCYPEVSSTVCDRVLPLLEANKHHTFSPSLNILCQVHTDIDAAVRLVIESHMTVAAEFGASVLKSDVDKWEKLLNKMLEKVFKAEEANQSTEEFMPCVKDVLAEMSKHLKPEEFLKVLPGNGNFFFFMPYIQQCLAIHKGAKLKEHFVELGGKMVQHSCE; this is translated from the exons ATGGTTAAggtgttaaaatgttataattttaagtcatccaatataattgaaaatgttatttcagaGCCTAATTGTTTTGACATTGGCAAAAACTTCCTGTTTATAGGAACTCATGATTGCACAGTGAAGGTCTTCAAAAACACTCAACCGCCTAAAAAATGGCAGAAATATTGCTTCTTTCAAACCGGTGCTCTTGTTACACAAGTTGAATATAATAAAGCtg GAGACTATGTTGCAACAGTTGAAAAGAAAGTTTCTAGGCAGTCTGAGGTGGTCTCAGTCAAAGTGTACCTGAACTGGCACATTGCTCATCAAAGTGACTCATACCGGACCAGAGTGAGGGTTGCTGGCCTCGGCTATAAGAGTAGCAATGTACAGACTGGGAAACGACTTGAG GTTGTGGATGTGCCCATTGAGGGGAAAGTTTCTGCAATGTCAACATGTGCAGAGACTGGCAACTTGGTCTTTGCCTGTAACCACATTGCCAAACTTTTCCATCTGGTTGAGAAAACCATTCCAAATTCTGAAGAAACCTTTCTGGACATGATTGTGTTTCTTGAAATCAGTTTTGGATATGACCTTACCAAGATATGCCTCTGTGAAGAATTTCTTGTCTGCAGTAGCTCACAATTCGTCCAG GTATTTGAGGTTCAGATAAGGGACCGTGTGGATGATATGCAGGGACGGTCAGTAGACAGCCAAGGGCCATCACCGAGGCGGATGAAGGCCTCAAGTGTGCTTTCTAGTCTCAATATCGCCCAAAATATCAG TTCCCCTGAGACAGTCAGGGAGAGGACTGTACCAGTGATTCGAGAGCAGCCTAAGTTTTCAGCAGTTGGTGAAAGGGGCTCATCTACTCCAAGCCCAGGGCCCAGTTTTCCATCAAAG AACACCACTTCCCTAATAGAGGATGACACAGACTTCGTACAGTGGTCTTTCTCTTCCAATCCCCTGGCCAGAAAATCAACAGGACTTGCCGGAGCCCAATTACACGGTTACCATGACAACAAGACAATAAAGCTCAAAGGTTTGGAAAATCTGGGAAAGCCGGCAAGGTTTGAGCCTCCTGTGCCTGATATCAAAGACCTCAGAG GAGGAAATCACCATACCACAGGTCAGACATCACTAAAGCAGGTCATGTACCACTATCTAGATCAGGGCCATTCATCCTGGCTTCATCTTCAGTTGATTCCAACATACACAATAG GAGGGTTTACCAGTCTATCTGGCCACCAGGCCAGTATACCAGTCCACTCAGGGCGGAGAACCAGCCGGGTTGGCATGACCTGTCTCATGAGCAGCCCCAGAGTGGGACAAATATTCTCACTACTGCCACACCCACTCCTTCTGTCATCATATGAATACTCTTCTAATGCTTTGCAA GTAGAAAGCAGTGGCCCTCTGTTGTATGTTCTACATGAAAACACTCTGGAAATCTACACTTCCCGCAGCCATATTTTTGCCGTTTTGAATACCGAAAAAATGGATCATGTCACAAAG ACTTGTCCAGACACAAGTGTGGAGATCTGTATCTGTGGAGTCCAGCATCTGATTGGTCCTCGACTTATTGCCCTTGGTGACAAGCACATTGCCCTCTTCAATAAAAT AGACAATTCCTGGAATGTGAATGTATTAGAGAAACCATCGGTACCAGACCTTTATACAGACAtg GTGAATTTCGGAAAGAAAAACCAGCAATTGGCGGCTCACACATATGAGCACATGTTGCTAGAAGGTCACATGCTTCTGACGAGCAGTCTGATTGGTCAGTCTCTTAGCCAATCAGATGCCATGGAAGTACAAGAACTCATCAGAACTTCATCAGCACTGCTTGGTGAATATTATGCCTT GAGTGATGCCCCTGGCTGGCAGTCTTGTCTGCCCTACTGCATCATGTCAGAACTCAATGTGCAGGAGATGGTCTCCAACATTCGGCAACGGAAGAAGGAATATAAGCTG AGATATGGCCAAGGCATTGTGCAATATTTGAAGTATGTCTTGTTTCTTGAAGAGGACCCACTTGATCTAATAGAGGTTA AAGGTGATACACTCCTAGAGACGTGTTTTGAGGCCATGCCAGACAGACTGTCGGACGTTCTGCTGTTTTCACGTATCAGAACTTACTCTGCAGAGACGGCCATTAACTTTCTCAAGAAAACATCCAAATATATCCGGCCATCAGACAGTAGGTCAag CACAAAATATCGCCTGGCTCTAGCGTCCCTTAACCTACAGCTGTGTGAACCAGATATGGCCCTGGGTCTTCTCTCCGCCATCGATAAG AGAGAGCTGGTTGATTTGTGTGTAGAGAATCATCATATCCTACATGTGGCCATGACAGAGTTTTCTCCCTTAGCACAG TTGATGCGCTGCCATGACGCAGATTTACTCATCTCAATACTCATACAACTCCATGACATGGGTACCATGCCTACCGATCTGGCCATAGCACTTTTACAG GGACGGTCAAATGTTCCTGAGGCCCACAAGAATTCCCATCTGATGGCGTACCTGGAGGCTTTAGTCTGTG ATGAAAAAAGAAAGTTCTGTTTTGAAGATGCAGTG GGTCAGTTGTGTGAGATGTATGTACTGAGGCTAGCAGAATGGGAACCTCCATCAATAAGGCAGCTGTCACCAGTCATCAGCCTGAGGCTT ccAAAAGGTGGACATTTTGGTCGCCGTCATGGTTGGTTGGATCAACTTCCTCCATTTTCTGGTACCCAGTCAATAACAACAACCTGCCAGTATGTGGTTCCCAGCAGTGAGTCCAGACGAGCAGGGAAACAGTCCCAACAATGGCTGCAGTGCCAGAAGACTGATAATGTCACATGTAGCTGCTTCATGTGTAATGAAGACCTGCTTAAAATACAG TCCCTGTTGTGTTACCCAGAAGTCTCGTCCACTGTGTGTGACAGAGTTCTCCCCCTTCTGGAGGCAAACAAACATCACACATTCTCCCCCTCTCTCAACATTTTGTGCCAAGTGCACACAGACATTGATGCTGCCGTTCGATTGGTTATTGAAAGTCACATGACTGTTGCTGCTGAGTTTGGTGCATCTGTCCTCAAATCTGATGTGGATAAG TGGGAAAAGTTGTTAAACAAAATGCTGGAGAAAGTGTTCAAGGCCGAGGAAGCCAACCAGTCCACAGAAGAGTTCATGCCTTGTGTGAAAG ATGTACTAGCAGAGATGTCCAAGCACTTGAAACCCGAGGAATTCCTGAAAGTGTTGCCAGGCAACGGGaactttttcttctttatgCCTTATATCCAGCAGTGCCTTGCAATACACAAGGGTGCAAAATTGAAGGAACACTTTGTTGAACTCGGGGGGAAAATGGTGCAGCACAGTTGTGAATGA
- the LOC128234892 gene encoding solute carrier family 25 member 44-like isoform X1: MDELLGEEIHVIELHMMDLRKFFPLTAASNAAARTFLYPLHLVRTHLQTQVGKQAYKGTWDAIKSIHGQQGISGLYRGLPVHLCQVLPGMGYIYTYEYVRNVIRNHTNWSDGTKSLIGGGTASVVAQIFNVPIDIVSQHMMLIDGRKKSSKNVTVKTNAQKSLQQINITEEMKQRRFGVFQGVVRHVYHNDGILGFYRGMSMSLLLFIPNSALFWYFYEHLKGKMVSVLPENVPRMLINCLASPLAGMSAAAIMNPVDVVRVRMQTKNVALRNTVETLIQEEGFFWLFKGLTARFFHSALGSTILILGYEAVKRGSLKSKYQDQVRW; this comes from the exons ATGGATGAGCTGCTTGGTGAAGAGATCCATGTTATAGAACTACACATGATGGATCTGAGAAAGTTTTTCCCCCTCACAGCAGCATCAAATGCAGCTGCTAGAACCTTCCTATATCCATTACATCTTGTGAGGACGCATTTGCAGACTCAGGTTGGCAAGCAGGCATACAAGGGAACGTGGGATGCAATCAAAAGTATTCATGGGCAGCAGGGCATATCAGGGCTTTATAGAGGATTACCTGTCCATTTGTGCCAAGTATTACCGGGAATGGGGTACATTTACACATATGAGTATGTGAGAAATGTTATACGGAATCACACTAACTGGAGTGATGGGACAAAGTCTTTAATTGGAGGTGGTACTGCTTCTGTTGTTGCGCAGATTTTTAATGTACCAATAGATATAGTCTCACAACACATGATGCTTATTGATGGTAGAAAAAAGTCCAGTAAAAATGTGACTGTTAAAACTAACGCGCAAAAATCTTTACAGCAGATAAACATAACCGAAGAAATGAAGCAAAGACGATTTGGAGTGTTTCAAGGCGTTGTAAGACATGTGTATCATAATGATGGAATACTAGGTTTCTATCGTGGAATGTCTATGTCATTGCTTCTTTTCATTCCAAACAGTGCACTGTTCTGGTACTTCtatgaacatttgaaag GCAAGATGGTGAGTGTTTTGCCAGAGAACGTTCCACGGATGTTGATCAACTGCTTGGCTTCACCCCTGGCGGGTATGTCAGCAGCAGCTATTATGAATCCTGTGGACGTGGTCAGGGTTCGCATGCAG ACCAAAAACGTGGCCCTTCGCAACACGGTTGAGACCCTGATACAAGAGGAGGGTTTTTTCTGGCTCTTTAAAGGGCTAACTGCCCGCTTCTTTCACTCGGCACTTGGCTCTACCATTCTCATTCTTGGTTATGAGGCTGTTAAAAGAGGTAGTCTTAAATCAAAGTATCAGGACCAGGTTCGGTGGTAG
- the LOC128234892 gene encoding solute carrier family 25 member 44-like isoform X2 has protein sequence MDELLGEEIHVIELHMMDLRKFFPLTAASNAAARTFLYPLHLVRTHLQTQVGKQAYKGTWDAIKSIHGQQGISGLYRGLPVHLCQVLPGMGYIYTYEYVRNVIRNHTNWSDGTKSLIGGGTASVVAQIFNVPIDIVSQHMMLIDGRKKSSKNVTVKTNAQKSLQQINITEEMKQRRFGVFQGVVRHVYHNDGILGFYRGMSMSLLLFIPNSALFWYFYEHLKGKMVSVLPENVPRMLINCLASPLAGMSAAAIMNPVDVVRVRMQTKCEGFLGTYVRLCRESGYGWVFKGMSARTLHAGFNSMLVMFVYESVKRVSLKPEYQGCTRW, from the exons ATGGATGAGCTGCTTGGTGAAGAGATCCATGTTATAGAACTACACATGATGGATCTGAGAAAGTTTTTCCCCCTCACAGCAGCATCAAATGCAGCTGCTAGAACCTTCCTATATCCATTACATCTTGTGAGGACGCATTTGCAGACTCAGGTTGGCAAGCAGGCATACAAGGGAACGTGGGATGCAATCAAAAGTATTCATGGGCAGCAGGGCATATCAGGGCTTTATAGAGGATTACCTGTCCATTTGTGCCAAGTATTACCGGGAATGGGGTACATTTACACATATGAGTATGTGAGAAATGTTATACGGAATCACACTAACTGGAGTGATGGGACAAAGTCTTTAATTGGAGGTGGTACTGCTTCTGTTGTTGCGCAGATTTTTAATGTACCAATAGATATAGTCTCACAACACATGATGCTTATTGATGGTAGAAAAAAGTCCAGTAAAAATGTGACTGTTAAAACTAACGCGCAAAAATCTTTACAGCAGATAAACATAACCGAAGAAATGAAGCAAAGACGATTTGGAGTGTTTCAAGGCGTTGTAAGACATGTGTATCATAATGATGGAATACTAGGTTTCTATCGTGGAATGTCTATGTCATTGCTTCTTTTCATTCCAAACAGTGCACTGTTCTGGTACTTCtatgaacatttgaaag GCAAGATGGTGAGTGTTTTGCCAGAGAACGTTCCACGGATGTTGATCAACTGCTTGGCTTCACCCCTGGCGGGTATGTCAGCAGCAGCTATTATGAATCCTGTGGACGTGGTCAGGGTTCGCATGCAG ACCAAATGTGAGGGGTTCCTTGGCACGTACGTTCGTCTGTGCAGGGAGAGTGGGTACGGCTGGGTATTCAAGGGAATGTCTGCTCGTACGTTACACGCCGGCTTCAACTCCATGCTTGTGATGTTTGTTTATGAGTCTGTTAAACGAGTCAGCCTGAAGCCCGAATATCAGGGATGCACTAGATGGTGA
- the LOC128236294 gene encoding BLOC-2 complex member HPS3-like isoform X1 yields MVKVLKCYNFKSSNIIENVISEPNCFDIGKNFLFIGTHDCTVKVFKNTQPPKKWQKYCFFQTGALVTQVEYNKAGDYVATVEKKVSRQSEVVSVKVYLNWHIAHQSDSYRTRVRVAGLGYKSSNVQTGKRLEVVDVPIEGKVSAMSTCAETGNLVFACNHIAKLFHLVEKTIPNSEETFLDMIVFLEISFGYDLTKICLCEEFLVCSSSQFVQVFEVQIRDRVDDMQGRSVDSQGPSPRRMKASSVLSSLNIAQNISSPETVRERTVPVIREQPKFSAVGERGSSTPSPGPSFPSKNTTSLIEDDTDFVQWSFSSNPLARKSTGLAGAQLHGYHDNKTIKLKGLENLGKPARFEPPVPDIKDLRGGNHHTTGQTSLKQVMYHYLDQGHSSWLHLQLIPTYTIGGFTSLSGHQASIPVHSGRRTSRVGMTCLMSSPRVGQIFSLLPHPLLLSSYEYSSNALQVESSGPLLYVLHENTLEIYTSRSHIFAVLNTEKMDHVTKTCPDTSVEICICGVQHLIGPRLIALGDKHIALFNKIDNSWNVNVLEKPSVPDLYTDMVNFGKKNQQLAAHTYEHMLLEGHMLLTSSLIGQSLSQSDAMEVQELIRTSSALLGEYYALSDAPGWQSCLPYCIMSELNVQEMVSNIRQRKKEYKLRYGQGIVQYLKYVLFLEEDPLDLIEVEGDTLLETCFEAMPDRLSDVLLFSRIRTYSAETAINFLKKTSKYIRPSDSRSSTKYRLALASLNLQLCEPDMALGLLSAIDKRELVDLCVENHHILHVAMTEFSPLAQLMRCHDADLLISILIQLHDMGTMPTDLAIALLQGRSNVPEAHKNSHLMAYLEALVCDEKRKFCFEDAVGQLCEMYVLRLAEWEPPSIRQLSPVISLRLPKGGHFGRRHGWLDQLPPFSGTQSITTTCQYVVPSSESRRAGKQSQQWLQCQKTDNVTCSCFMCNEDLLKIQSLLCYPEVSSTVCDRVLPLLEANKHHTFSPSLNILCQVHTDIDAAVRLVIESHMTVAAEFGASVLKSDVDKWEKLLNKMLEKVFKAEEANQSTEEFMPCVKDVLAEMSKHLKPEEFLKVLPGNGNFFFFMPYIQQCLAIHKGAKLKEHFVELGGKMVQHSCE; encoded by the exons ATGGTTAAggtgttaaaatgttataattttaagtcatccaatataattgaaaatgttatttcagaGCCTAATTGTTTTGACATTGGCAAAAACTTCCTGTTTATAGGAACTCATGATTGCACAGTGAAGGTCTTCAAAAACACTCAACCGCCTAAAAAATGGCAGAAATATTGCTTCTTTCAAACCGGTGCTCTTGTTACACAAGTTGAATATAATAAAGCtg GAGACTATGTTGCAACAGTTGAAAAGAAAGTTTCTAGGCAGTCTGAGGTGGTCTCAGTCAAAGTGTACCTGAACTGGCACATTGCTCATCAAAGTGACTCATACCGGACCAGAGTGAGGGTTGCTGGCCTCGGCTATAAGAGTAGCAATGTACAGACTGGGAAACGACTTGAG GTTGTGGATGTGCCCATTGAGGGGAAAGTTTCTGCAATGTCAACATGTGCAGAGACTGGCAACTTGGTCTTTGCCTGTAACCACATTGCCAAACTTTTCCATCTGGTTGAGAAAACCATTCCAAATTCTGAAGAAACCTTTCTGGACATGATTGTGTTTCTTGAAATCAGTTTTGGATATGACCTTACCAAGATATGCCTCTGTGAAGAATTTCTTGTCTGCAGTAGCTCACAATTCGTCCAG GTATTTGAGGTTCAGATAAGGGACCGTGTGGATGATATGCAGGGACGGTCAGTAGACAGCCAAGGGCCATCACCGAGGCGGATGAAGGCCTCAAGTGTGCTTTCTAGTCTCAATATCGCCCAAAATATCAG TTCCCCTGAGACAGTCAGGGAGAGGACTGTACCAGTGATTCGAGAGCAGCCTAAGTTTTCAGCAGTTGGTGAAAGGGGCTCATCTACTCCAAGCCCAGGGCCCAGTTTTCCATCAAAG AACACCACTTCCCTAATAGAGGATGACACAGACTTCGTACAGTGGTCTTTCTCTTCCAATCCCCTGGCCAGAAAATCAACAGGACTTGCCGGAGCCCAATTACACGGTTACCATGACAACAAGACAATAAAGCTCAAAGGTTTGGAAAATCTGGGAAAGCCGGCAAGGTTTGAGCCTCCTGTGCCTGATATCAAAGACCTCAGAG GAGGAAATCACCATACCACAGGTCAGACATCACTAAAGCAGGTCATGTACCACTATCTAGATCAGGGCCATTCATCCTGGCTTCATCTTCAGTTGATTCCAACATACACAATAG GAGGGTTTACCAGTCTATCTGGCCACCAGGCCAGTATACCAGTCCACTCAGGGCGGAGAACCAGCCGGGTTGGCATGACCTGTCTCATGAGCAGCCCCAGAGTGGGACAAATATTCTCACTACTGCCACACCCACTCCTTCTGTCATCATATGAATACTCTTCTAATGCTTTGCAA GTAGAAAGCAGTGGCCCTCTGTTGTATGTTCTACATGAAAACACTCTGGAAATCTACACTTCCCGCAGCCATATTTTTGCCGTTTTGAATACCGAAAAAATGGATCATGTCACAAAG ACTTGTCCAGACACAAGTGTGGAGATCTGTATCTGTGGAGTCCAGCATCTGATTGGTCCTCGACTTATTGCCCTTGGTGACAAGCACATTGCCCTCTTCAATAAAAT AGACAATTCCTGGAATGTGAATGTATTAGAGAAACCATCGGTACCAGACCTTTATACAGACAtg GTGAATTTCGGAAAGAAAAACCAGCAATTGGCGGCTCACACATATGAGCACATGTTGCTAGAAGGTCACATGCTTCTGACGAGCAGTCTGATTGGTCAGTCTCTTAGCCAATCAGATGCCATGGAAGTACAAGAACTCATCAGAACTTCATCAGCACTGCTTGGTGAATATTATGCCTT GAGTGATGCCCCTGGCTGGCAGTCTTGTCTGCCCTACTGCATCATGTCAGAACTCAATGTGCAGGAGATGGTCTCCAACATTCGGCAACGGAAGAAGGAATATAAGCTG AGATATGGCCAAGGCATTGTGCAATATTTGAAGTATGTCTTGTTTCTTGAAGAGGACCCACTTGATCTAATAGAG GTAGAAGGTGATACACTCCTAGAGACGTGTTTTGAGGCCATGCCAGACAGACTGTCGGACGTTCTGCTGTTTTCACGTATCAGAACTTACTCTGCAGAGACGGCCATTAACTTTCTCAAGAAAACATCCAAATATATCCGGCCATCAGACAGTAGGTCAag CACAAAATATCGCCTGGCTCTAGCGTCCCTTAACCTACAGCTGTGTGAACCAGATATGGCCCTGGGTCTTCTCTCCGCCATCGATAAG AGAGAGCTGGTTGATTTGTGTGTAGAGAATCATCATATCCTACATGTGGCCATGACAGAGTTTTCTCCCTTAGCACAG TTGATGCGCTGCCATGACGCAGATTTACTCATCTCAATACTCATACAACTCCATGACATGGGTACCATGCCTACCGATCTGGCCATAGCACTTTTACAG GGACGGTCAAATGTTCCTGAGGCCCACAAGAATTCCCATCTGATGGCGTACCTGGAGGCTTTAGTCTGTG ATGAAAAAAGAAAGTTCTGTTTTGAAGATGCAGTG GGTCAGTTGTGTGAGATGTATGTACTGAGGCTAGCAGAATGGGAACCTCCATCAATAAGGCAGCTGTCACCAGTCATCAGCCTGAGGCTT ccAAAAGGTGGACATTTTGGTCGCCGTCATGGTTGGTTGGATCAACTTCCTCCATTTTCTGGTACCCAGTCAATAACAACAACCTGCCAGTATGTGGTTCCCAGCAGTGAGTCCAGACGAGCAGGGAAACAGTCCCAACAATGGCTGCAGTGCCAGAAGACTGATAATGTCACATGTAGCTGCTTCATGTGTAATGAAGACCTGCTTAAAATACAG TCCCTGTTGTGTTACCCAGAAGTCTCGTCCACTGTGTGTGACAGAGTTCTCCCCCTTCTGGAGGCAAACAAACATCACACATTCTCCCCCTCTCTCAACATTTTGTGCCAAGTGCACACAGACATTGATGCTGCCGTTCGATTGGTTATTGAAAGTCACATGACTGTTGCTGCTGAGTTTGGTGCATCTGTCCTCAAATCTGATGTGGATAAG TGGGAAAAGTTGTTAAACAAAATGCTGGAGAAAGTGTTCAAGGCCGAGGAAGCCAACCAGTCCACAGAAGAGTTCATGCCTTGTGTGAAAG ATGTACTAGCAGAGATGTCCAAGCACTTGAAACCCGAGGAATTCCTGAAAGTGTTGCCAGGCAACGGGaactttttcttctttatgCCTTATATCCAGCAGTGCCTTGCAATACACAAGGGTGCAAAATTGAAGGAACACTTTGTTGAACTCGGGGGGAAAATGGTGCAGCACAGTTGTGAATGA
- the LOC128235629 gene encoding uncharacterized protein LOC128235629: protein MALSSSSPSYSSSSSLVLSNRAYPLFTLQLKPLPTLQLIPSTTHAAIPAFTDHAAVHFIIHAVIHSTCYAIDDFTTQAAVVSMINTAAVSIADAAVHSPNDAAIDSTPHAAIDSTINSTTHADIDSTINSTTHAAIDSTIHSTNHAAIDSTTHAAIDSTINSTTHAAIDSTINSTTNAAIDSTINSTTHAAIDSTIHSTNHAAIDSTIHSAIVSQGQYTASEVVSQGQYTASEVVPQDQYTASEVV from the exons ATGGCGTTATCCTCCTCTTCACCCTCctactcatcatcatcatcattagtATTATCAAACCGAGCCTATCCTTTATTCACCCTGCAGCTCAAACCTCTACCCACGCTGCAATTAATTCCCTCCACAACACACGCTGCAATTCCGGCCTTCACCGACCACGCTGCAGTTCACTTCATAATACACGCCGTAATTCACTCAACATGCTACGCTATAGATGACTTCACAACGCAAGCTGCAGTTGTCTCCATGATCAACACCGCAGCCGTCTCAATAGCAGATGCTGCTGTTCATT ctccgaatgacgCGGCTATTGACTCCACACCCCACGCGGCTATTGACTCCACAATCAACTCCACAACCCACGCGGATATTGACTCCACAATCAACTCCACAACCCACGCGGCTATTGACTCCACAATCCACTCCACAAATCACGCGGCTATTGACTCCACAACCCACGCGGCTATTGACTCCACAATCAACTCCACAACCCACGCGGCTATTGACTCCACAATCAACTCCACAACCAACGCGGCTATTGACTCCACAATCAACTCCACAACCCACGCGGCTATTGACTCCACAATCCACTCCACAAACCACGCGGCTATTGACTCCACAATCCACTCTGCAATAGTATCACAAGGTCAATATACAGCTTCAGAGGTAGTATCGCAAGGTCAATACACAGCTTCAGAGGTAGTACCACAAGACCAATACACAGCTTCAGAGGTAGTATAA